Proteins co-encoded in one Populus trichocarpa isolate Nisqually-1 chromosome 10, P.trichocarpa_v4.1, whole genome shotgun sequence genomic window:
- the LOC18102582 gene encoding clavaminate synthase-like protein At3g21360 isoform X1, with protein sequence MEISNKDFKVGKCEGQKVVDGETMPLVLQPPEPNKSDTESLISVLKQNKHWFEQMLIKNSAVLLRGFDVKNAEDFNDIIEAFGWDDMRYIGPAPRTHVYKRIWTANEGPLSESIFYHHEMVHIKESPKKVMFFCEIPPPEGGQTPFVPSFRVTERMLEEFPEAVEEVEAKGLKYTFTAPSKDDTSSMRGRGWEHAFGTSDKAEAERRAKAIGMDMEWLPNGGVKTIMGPPSLTKVFDGRKGRRMWFNTVVGMHGKESSSAMLADGTEIPENFVKRCGQIIEEESIQFKWEKGDVLFLDNMALLHGRRPSLPPRKVLVAICK encoded by the exons atggaaatctCTAACAAGGACTTCAAGGTAGGAAAATGTGAGGGCCAGAAAGTGGTGGATGGTGAAACCATGCCACTAGTGCTGCAACCCCCAGAACCCAACAAGAGTGACACAGAGTCATTAATCTCAGTTCTAAAGCAGAACAAGCACTGGTTTGAGCAAATGCTCATAAAAAACAGTGCTGTTCTGCTTCGAGGTTTTGATGTGAAGAATGCTGAGGACTTCAATGATATTATTGAGGCCTTTGGCTGGGATGACATGCGTTACATAGGGCCTGCGCCACGGACACACGTGTACAAACGCATATGGACTGCCAATGAGGGACCCCTGTCGGAATCCATATTCTACCACCATGAAATGGTTCAT ATAAAAGAATCTCCGAAGAAAGTGATGTTTTTCTGTGAAATACCCCCACCAGAAGGTGGACAGACACCCTTTGTTCCAAGCTTTAGAGTTACAGAAAGGATGCTAGAAGAGTTCCCTGAAGCAGTGGAAGAAGTTGAGGCAAAAGGACTGAAGTACACTTTCACAGCTCCTAGCAAAGACGATACATCATCGATGAGAGGTAGAGGTTGGGAGCATGCTTTCGGAACATCAGACAAGGCAGAGGCTGAGAGAAG GGCTAAGGCTATAGGGATGGACATGGAGTGGCTGCCTAATGGAGGAGTGAAGACAATAATGGGTCCTCCATCATTAACGAAAGTGTTTGATGGAAGAAAAGGGAGGAGAATGTGGTTCAACACAGTCGTTGGCATGCATGGTAAGGAGTCCAGCTCGGCTATGTTAGCAGATGGAACAGAGATACCAGAAAATTTTGTGAAAAGGTGTGGGCAAATCATTGAAGAAGAGAGCATCCAATTTAAGTGGGAAAAAGGTGATGTCCTTTTCCTTGATAACATGGCTTTGCTTCATGGAAGGAGGCCATCTTTGCCACCTAGAAAAGTCCTTGTTGCTATTTGCAAGTAG
- the LOC7466926 gene encoding probable transmembrane ascorbate ferrireductase 4 isoform X1, translating to MATSVSSSLVPLLFFARISGLLAAALVIYWALVFKSSFLPQSTSQEDLVYAVLHPLLMVIGFILISGEAILVHRWLPGSRGFKKSVHLCLQGLALACGIFGIWTKFHGNDGIVANFFSLHSWMGLICISLFGAQWLMGFMSFWHRGEMRTVRIRVLPWHVFLGLYTYGLAVATAETGLLEKITFLQTKKDASKHSSESMVVNSLGLSLALLSGIIILAAVSPKFQRDLTYSESKKMMTI from the exons ATGGCAACCTCAGTTTCTTCATCGCTAGTCCCACTTCTCTTCTTTGCAAGAATCTCGGGTCTTTTGGCTGCAGCTTTAGTCATTTATTGGGCTCTTGTTTTCAAGTCTAGCTTTCTACCTCAATCTACCTCTCAAGAAGACCTCGTTTATGCA GTTCTCCATCCTTTGCTAATGGTGATTGGTTTCATTCTCATCAGTGGAGAAG CAATCTTGGTACATAGATGGTTGCCTGGTTCAAGGGGTTTCAAGAAATCAGTGCATTTGTGTCTTCAAGGACTGGCTTTGGCTTGTGGGATTTTTGGGATATGGACAAAGTTTCATGGCAACGATGGGATTGTGGCAAATTTCTTTAGTTTGCATTCCTGGATGGGTTTAATCTGCATATCCTTGTTCGGAGCTCAG TGGTTGATGGGTTTCATGAGCTTTTGGCACCGAGGCGAAATGCGAACAGTGAGGATAAGAGTGTTACCATGGCACGTCTTTCTTGGTCTCTACACATATGGGTTAGCCGTGGCAACAGCAGAAACAGGACTACTAGAAAAGATTACATTCTtgcaaacaaagaaagatgCATCCAAACACTCCTCGGAATCCATGGTTGTCAATAGTTTAGGACTGAGTTTAGCTTTGCTGAGTGGCATTATAATATTAGCCGCAGTTTCTCCCAAGTTTCAAAGGGACCTTACGTACTCTGAATCAAAGAAAATGATGACAATATGA
- the LOC7466926 gene encoding probable transmembrane ascorbate ferrireductase 4 isoform X2, protein MATSVSSSLVPLLFFARISGLLAAALVIYWALVFKSSFLPQSTSQEDLVYAVLHPLLMVIGFILISGEAILVHRWLPGSRGFKKSVHLCLQGLALACGIFGIWTKFHGNDGIVANFFSLHSWMGLICISLFGAQLCTKTK, encoded by the exons ATGGCAACCTCAGTTTCTTCATCGCTAGTCCCACTTCTCTTCTTTGCAAGAATCTCGGGTCTTTTGGCTGCAGCTTTAGTCATTTATTGGGCTCTTGTTTTCAAGTCTAGCTTTCTACCTCAATCTACCTCTCAAGAAGACCTCGTTTATGCA GTTCTCCATCCTTTGCTAATGGTGATTGGTTTCATTCTCATCAGTGGAGAAG CAATCTTGGTACATAGATGGTTGCCTGGTTCAAGGGGTTTCAAGAAATCAGTGCATTTGTGTCTTCAAGGACTGGCTTTGGCTTGTGGGATTTTTGGGATATGGACAAAGTTTCATGGCAACGATGGGATTGTGGCAAATTTCTTTAGTTTGCATTCCTGGATGGGTTTAATCTGCATATCCTTGTTCGGAGCTCAG ttgtGCACAAAAACTAAGTGA